Sequence from the Miscanthus floridulus cultivar M001 chromosome 16, ASM1932011v1, whole genome shotgun sequence genome:
AGCTGCAGACACATTTCAGGAAGCAGGATCACTTAGTCACTTGAACTGTTGATGTTTGTTCGGTTATGAAGTCATGACAGTGACAAGTGCAGCTGTTAGTAGCTGTTTTTACCTGTCTGTACAATGCAGGATCACCATGGGACTTCGTGAGCTCTACGACGTACAAAGAGGGGCTAAGCTCAAATACCTGGGATCACAAATAGCACAAATAGCACAACACTTCATTGTTAGCCGACCTGTCAGAGCCTTTTCCTGACAACAGGGGTGCAGTTTGTTGCACTTTACCTCGGTCCAGACTAGAAACGATACAGGATTCTTTTGATTCACTGATCCGTTGCAGTTTCGCGTCAACTTAAGCTGAAAAATCACACACATCAACGTTCAATGTAATGTCAGTATGTTTATAGTGTTGTGGTTGATGGAAAGTCTGTACTGACCTTACTGTGGCCTCTGTGAACATGGAAGCCCATTTCACTTGCAGAATTTTCGATCTTGTCAAACAAATCCTCAGGTGGGTGTGTTGATGTGAACCTGATCTTCCTTAGAGACACGTCCTGCAGCAAGTTAAAAAAATTACTCTGAGCTCATGAGGTAGAATTCAGTGTGTGTATCATCATTACTGGAGTTGTGAGGATGAAACTTCTTTTTTAGCCTTTCAGATTAAATTGTTTTGAGCAAGGCAATCACTGTGCTGGAAAAAAATTCCAAGATGTTTTCCATACCTCTTCCTCAAAAAAACCTGAAAGATCTAGGGATGATGCCATTCCAATCAACTGAAACGCATTGATCTGATGAGTAGTTTTATCCTCAGGTGCTTCACTGATTTTCTTTAGGTGGAAAAAAAGGGAAACCGTATGAATGATGTGTGTTTACTTTCACGACATACATACTCCTACTCTCCAGGCAGTTTGTCCATATGTATGTACCTCTTTGAAATGATGAGCTATATAAAGCTCtgaatcttcatcatcgttgtcgtaCGGAAGAGCAGGTACATAGTCCTCCAGGAACCATTCGTGTGCCTTGATCTCTGCCATGGTGATCCGCTTCATCGGGTTGGGTTCAAGAATCCTCCGAAGAAGATTTTGTACACCAGGAGAAAGCCACTCTGGGATCTGAGTATCACCCTTAAAAATCTAGACCCAGCAAGGTAAAAAGTAGCATAATTAAAACGGTATCAGAGAAGTACTGGAACTGAACTATAAAGATCCACTTCACTTTTATCTGAATGAGTACCTTCTGATAAAGAACAACGATGTTTCGATCATCAAACGGAAGATATCCCACGAGCATTATATAAAGAATCACTCCACAAGACCAGATATCCGATAATGATCCATCGTATCCTCTGTTCTGCAGAACCTGCAGGCATTTGGCACAGGAAGTTAACAACTGTACAACAGGAATTGTTTGGCCAGGGAGTAGTCAGGCTTTCACCTCAGGGGCAATGTAATTGGGGCTACCACAGGTTGTATGCAGCAATCCATCATTCTGAAAGTAAGATATCATGCAATACGGTGAGCAATCAACTTGCGGAAATCATTTGAGAGAACCCAGTTTAAAGAACTACTACATCATACCCCAAGATGTTGCGGTAAAGCACTGAGACCAAAATCAGAGATCTTGATGTTTCCTTTTCGGTCAACAAGAACGTTCTCAGGCTGTAACAATGGAGCCGGTTAGAAAAACAAGGTCACAAAATTGATAGGAGTTGCATCACGTGAACAGAATGAGAAACATTTGGCACCTTGAGGTCTCTATGATAGACGCCCTTCTCGTGGCAATAGCTGACACCATCAATCAGCTGCTGAAAGAGCCTCCTTGCTTCTTGCTCCGGGAGTTTTCCCTTACTGGCCTGTTCAGTTGCAGCAAAGAAAGCAACAGGGGGAATCAGATGCCTATTATAGAAGTAACGGCATCGGAAAAGGAATCTATCCTGAACACGGGAGGTAGAACGAATGGATGGGAAGAATAGAAAGAGTGTCATTCGTGGGCTTACAATCCTGTCGAACAGTTCGCCCCCATTGACGAGCTCAAGCACCATGTAAATCTTGGTCTTGCTAGCAGCGATCTGAATCAGGAGGTAGTAGTAAATACATGATCAGGAACATCACCATATCATAGATTAACAAGTTGGTTTCTAAAGGCATGCGCATCAGGAAATCCCATTGGAAAACTAGAGGATTCTATTCCACTTCCGGAGGAAAGAAAAATGAGGCCACGGATGGGGTAAAGACAGGGGAACTGCTACGGCTAGTCGGCACTAAATGTCGCAGTCACCGATAGCAACGCATGGCATGCAAGCTACGGCATTGCAAGACGGGATCACAGACGAAGGCCCCATACCAGATACACTCGTTGCAAGCCGGATCATATGACTTTCTGAAAAGATCATTCTTTCCAGAAACCAACAAAGATGCAGAAACGGCCGGAGTTAAGAGATGAAATAACAAGGTAGATCTCGTTTTCATTCCGAAGCAATCGCTGTCACTGCTGACTACTGAGGCGAGGGCGCCAGGCCGTTCACCTCAGCCTCACATGCAGATGCAGGTAGAAGAAGCTGGGGGGCCGCGGCGGTAGTGGGCATCGTGGTTTTTTTTGGTATACGTAGTGGGCATCGTGTTGGGTACTTGGGTCGTGCCAATAATTGGTGGACCCGTAGCAGCGCGACATGGAGCACCGTGTCCACCAGCTCAGCTTCTTTTCTCGGAGCGACAAGCTATGGGCTAGGCCAAGGCGGACCCACATGCCTGTCTCTGCCGTGTGCATGGGTATGGGCCCATGCGTAGGGAGAATATACCAGTAGTATTATTTtgactactactccctccttccAAAATACAGTACTGCAGTAGTTAGTATTAATATTTTtggtttaacaaaaaaaaaatagttaTAATACTAATAAGTATAATTAGGTTAACCATGGGATATACTTTACCAATAAATTTATTTGGTGTACTATTTCGTTGTATATGAATTAAATTCTAAAAAGATCGTATAGTTATtttgagacagagagagagaggcttTGAAAATTTTAGTTTAAATCGAACTACTAAAATATTTGTAAATCTTGATTTATCAGTCTAGAGATGTACCTGCTCAATCTTTCGTTAATAGAGTGTACAGGTTGTGTAGTACCAATAACGTTATCCTTAAATAACTGTCAATGTTGATGTGCGTGCCACAGATTTAAtttaatttatagaaaatacatacaatatttatatcttcaaataaatttattagaaaactagatttaaagatctttcaaataatactaattatataccataaatatgaatattttttaatatatatttagtcaaagttgtttatcGAGATGCGGAATCGACAGACAGAGGTACATAGGCTGAGGCATCTCGTGCACATATTTTTATTACTAAAATCAGAGGAAAATACAATTATGATGGAAACAGTTACATTTCATAGAAAAACTGATTACAATCCTAGTACAAGATAAAACGCATAGGTAAAAATATAAAATCGTGCAGGTAAGCTATACCCGCTTTGAAATGCGCAAATTTAACATATTACCTACGTTTTCCCTTGAAAATAAACAGATTTCTATGAAACTTTACAGTTTTCACGTTCCAAAATCCGTAGCGGTGAAAATGGTGCGTGTGACGGTGGTGCACCGTGCACGTGCGGTAGATCAAGACAAGTGAACCAATAGAGAGGGGGCAGCGGCAAGTGGGCAAGTTGCAGCTGTGGCCAGGCAAATCGAGGAATCACGGCCAACAGGCACTTAGGAGTATTACTTATTCAAACCGATCAAACTGCAGTTAGAAATGAGTGGAAAATTTGGAGAAGGGAATCAAGAAAGTACTAGTGAGTTTGAACACGCAACATAATCTATGGTTATCCTTGCAAGTAAAAGTAATTAATGCGGCTGCAAATTACGCGCGCATCTAGTAAATACGGAGTAGCTTCTGGAAGAAAATCCCGTTTCTTCATTCCCGGAGGAGAAACGCTCGGCTCGGAAGTGGGAACTGAACCGAATCATCTAGAGATGGAAGAAGAAAACCCGAATCGACGAGCTGAGGAGCAGGCAGGGGGTGGGAGAGGGTGACGGACGGACGGACCTCGTGGAGGCGGACGACGTTGGGGTGCGCGAGCAGCTTGAGCGTGGCGATCTCGCGGCGTATCTGGTCGTCGACGCGCTGCGACTCGACGCGGGCGCGGTCCAGGATCTTGACGGCGAACTGCGCGCCGCTGCCGCGGTGCCGCGCCTGCTTCACCTTCCCGAAGTTGCCCTCCCCGAGCGTCCGCCCGAGCTCGTACGCGCCCAGCagcccgcgcgcgccgccgcggcTCACCATGTCCGGCGGCCGGTCGGGATCGGACTCGAGCCGCCTCCGCGGACACCTCGCCCGCCGGGATTCCTGGACCTCGATACTTCCGTCCGACGGTTGGAATACAGGGCAGGGAATCTCTGGAATGGTCGATCAGTTGATCTCTGGAATGGTGGAATACAGGGCAGGGAATCTGCCGCGCCGCGCGCCGGGCGGGTCGGAGGTCGGAGGTGGAGCCGTGGAGGGGAGGCGGGGAAGGGGATTGGGAAACGGAGACCCCATCGTACTTATAGCTCCTGCAGGTTGCAGCCGTCGTGCTCGCTCCTCTTCTCTGCGTTTTTTTTGGGGTTCCCCATCCACTCCACTTGTGCAGTTGCGCAATGTGCACCCAAGGACATGCCAATGCGGCCATGCCTCACTTCTGTATCTGAGTATTTTTCTTTTTGAAATATTATTGCATTGCAGCGCATCTCCTTATACTCCATCTGTCCAAAAATAAGTTCACATCTCATACCTAGAGGAGTCAAATATCCTCAAGTTTAACTAGActtttaaaaaataatttttaacatttatatctttaaatagatttactatgaaaatatatgatGTGATTCATCTGATGATGTTTATTTGGGATCACATACGTTCACGGTGCATGTGCCCATCCACATAGGAAACTTTTCTAGACCTAATGTGCCTCTCAAacttggatggagggagtattagggAGGATAGATAGAATCGGGCTCCACACCGTATGTACTTGGATAAGGTACTCTAACTTGTAGAGGCATGAGAAAGGTTCGTACGGTTGTGAGTGATGTAATATGAAGAAACTTTTCGCTCTTTAATATCAATATTTAGGTTTTTGCTTCATGGATAGAGGTCCTCCTGTACCCGCGCACATCGAGAGAGGCTGAGAGAGAGAGTCATTGGATTTCTAAGATTTATTGATCCAATCCCATGGTCTTATAGGCAGGTTCAATACGGTACTCCCTCTGtcaaagaatgcaattctcgcatTCGAGAAACCAAATACTTTCAAATTTGACCAAACTTATACCAAAAAATATTAACACTTATGatacaaaattaatatcattagattcgttaggaaatatactttcgtaataaatcgatttggagacataaatgtgaatactattCATTGTAAACTTAGTAAAAATTAAACAACTTTAGCTGGTACGGATatcatagttgcattcttttgtggatggAGAGAGTAGTACGTGGAGTCTAACTTGACATGCATGTAGTAACTCCTAGTTGTCTTTTGGATTCTCCTCAAAAAAAAGTTATCTTTCGGATTGTCTCATAGTAATTGTAGGATCATTAATTGTGTATACAACAAAGGAAGATTTATGGGTTGCATGGTCTGAAAATAACAACATGTGTACTTTTCCCCAAACggatagtgttttcctctcacaataaatcagcataatcatCAGCATAAGCCCAATGTATAAATTGTCTTGTAATCTTAAACTTTATATTCTAATGATCGTTTACCTCAAACAAATATGAATCTATTTACGTGTAGCCACATATTTGCCCTTATATGCGGCACCAGATTCCTGTAGAATGCTCAAAAACCAAAACTTGGATAAAATTATATTCCTGCGTGTGTTGAGGAAGGAACACGCTAGTGCTCCTGCCTCCTGGGTAGCCATACCAAAGCGGGCAAAGCCTCCCTTTCGCGATCCGGGGTGAGAAGGAAGGCGGAAAAGATATCAGGTGGACTGGGCCATGTTCTTTTGTAATCAGTCCGACTTTTCAATTACAGCTCTCGCGTCCGTATAAATCAGCCGAGTCCTGCCGAACGGGATCGACGTCACCGGCAGGGCCCAGCAACCGTCCAGGCCCACATACCACGTGGCCGAATCAGAT
This genomic interval carries:
- the LOC136512016 gene encoding CBL-interacting protein kinase 17-like; translation: MVSRGGARGLLGAYELGRTLGEGNFGKVKQARHRGSGAQFAVKILDRARVESQRVDDQIRREIATLKLLAHPNVVRLHEIAASKTKIYMVLELVNGGELFDRIASKGKLPEQEARRLFQQLIDGVSYCHEKGVYHRDLKPENVLVDRKGNIKISDFGLSALPQHLGNDGLLHTTCGSPNYIAPEVLQNRGYDGSLSDIWSCGVILYIMLVGYLPFDDRNIVVLYQKIFKGDTQIPEWLSPGVQNLLRRILEPNPMKRITMAEIKAHEWFLEDYVPALPYDNDDEDSELYIAHHFKEKISEAPEDKTTHQINAFQLIGMASSLDLSGFFEEEDVSLRKIRFTSTHPPEDLFDKIENSASEMGFHVHRGHSKLKLTRNCNGSVNQKNPVSFLVWTEVFELSPSLYVVELTKSHGDPALYRQLCERICSDLGVLKMDQIFGTRPIADDLASLDKRSATPLVAL